A stretch of Bombina bombina isolate aBomBom1 chromosome 2, aBomBom1.pri, whole genome shotgun sequence DNA encodes these proteins:
- the POMK gene encoding LOW QUALITY PROTEIN: protein O-mannose kinase (The sequence of the model RefSeq protein was modified relative to this genomic sequence to represent the inferred CDS: inserted 2 bases in 2 codons), with protein sequence MERKRQGKTSWNCLVLLLILLIVTVLFIQLHSFCSPGQNLPFYLDTAMKNPVFVPRAHFKMGQMKNCSPWLFCDAIKNEVRKLKLVGEGAVKKVFLSEWNGMKVALSELTVSDLQDDFFHGLRMLQTLQSRHIVTLVGYCEETFTILTEYHXLGSLRNLDKTFNLPKYESLNTWQNRLRLAIDYVGIINYLHNSPLGTLVMCDSNDLDKVLSQYLLTSDFHVVANDLDALPLVDRDKGVLVKCGQREITGDFVAPEQLWPHGPEVEFIDDLMPPYDEKTDIWKIPAVTDYLLGHVEGSDIVRFHLFDIHSECXKNKALERPSAQTVLDTYRRVLVITYERDVCI encoded by the exons ATGGAACGAAAACGTCAAGGAAAAACGAGTTGGAATTGCCTTGTGCTACTGTTAATACTGCTCATCGTCACTGTGTTGTTCATACAACTTCATTCTTTTTGTTCACCTGGACAAAATCTACCCTTTTATCTAGATACAGCCATGAAGAACCCAGTATTTGTCCCCAGGGCCCACTTCAAGATGGGGCAGATGAAAAATTGCTCCCCGTGGCTGTTTTGTGATGCTATTAAGAATGAAGTTCGGAAGCTGAAACTTGTGGGTGAAGGAGCAGTTAAGAAG GTGTTTTTGTCTGAATGGAATGGGATGAAAGTTGCTCTTTCTGAGCTCACAGTGTCAGATCTTCAGGATGACTTTTTTCACGGGTTAAGGATGCTACAGACCCTGCAGAGCCGACACATAGTAACCCTTGTAGGGTACTGTGAAGAAACATTCACCATATTGACTGAATACC CACTTGGCTCCCTGAGGAACTTGGATAAAACCTTTAACCTCCCTAAATACGAGAGTTTAAACACTTGGCAGAATCGGCTGAGACTTGCCATAGACTATGTGGGCATTATCAACTATCTGCACAATAGCCCTCTTGGTACACTGGTCATGTGTGATTCCAACGATCTAGACAAGGTTCTGTCTCAGTATCTGCTGACAAGCGACTTCCATGTGGTGGCCAATGATCTTGATGCTTTGCCTTTAGTAGACAGAGACAAAGGTGTTTTGGTCAAATGTGGCCAAAGAGAAATTACAGGGgactttgttgctcctgagcagtTGTGGCCCCATGGGCCTGAGGTTGAGTTTATAGATGATCTCATGCCTCCGTATGATGAGAAGACTGACATCTGGAAGATCCCAGCGGTGACAGATTACTTGCTTGGTCACGTTGAAGGCAGTGACATTGTCAGGTTTCATTTGTTTGATATCCACTCTGAGT TTAAAAATAAAGCGTTAGAGAGGCCATCTGCTCAGACAGTGCTGGATACTTACAGAAGGGTCCTTGTCATTACTTATGAAAGAGATGTCTGTATCTGA